The DNA segment CAAAACAAAAATTTTAAACTTGATGAAAAAGAAGAACTTGCACAAGGTATTGTAACACCAAATGATTCAGTTAATAAAAAATCACTAGAAACTTTAGGAAATAATTTTAGATTAAATGAAGGCATCTTTACTTTAACAACAGAAGAAATAGAATATTTGAATTTAAATGAAAATGAATTTGAGATAATTAAACCATTATATACCTCAAATGAAATAAATAGATATTTTACTAATCAAAATAATAAAAAATGGATTATTTATACTGATAGTAGTTTTAAAGATACTAATAAAATGGATAATTACCCAAACTTAAAATATCATCTTGATAAATTTAAAGATGTAATTACAAGTGATTATAAGCCATATGGAATTCATAGAGCAAGGAATGAATATTTTTTTAAAGGAGAAAAAATTTTATCTTTAAGAAAGTGTGTAAATAGACCTCTTTTTAGTTATGTTAATTATGATAGTTATGTCAATCAATCATACTATATTATAAAATCTGAAAGAATTAATCTAAAATATTTAACAGCACTTTTAAATTCTAGTTTAGTCGCTTTTTGGCTTAAATACAAAGGAAAAATGCAAGGTAATAACTTTCAAGTTGATAAAGAACCACTATTAGATATACCAATATTGTCAATAGAGGATGACCAAGTTACATTAAATAAAATTACTAAAATCATAGATGAAATTATTTTGATTAAAGAGAATAATGATGATGACGATATGATGTCTTTATTTAAATTAGAAAACGATCTAAATAATATATTTTATAGGTTATATAAACTTAATAATGATGATATAAAAATTATTGAAGAAACAAAGTTCAAATACCTATAATACTTTATTATCAATACTATAGATTTAAAAGGAGGCCCTTAGACTAGGTAGTTTGACATTTTGATAAAAGGATATTTACTTTCATAAAATTTTTTGAGATTTTAATTCCAAAAAAAATAAATTCATATAAGGAAATAATTACAATAGATATATTTATTTATCTATACTTTTATAAATATTTTTAAAACCTTTATGAATTGAAAAATGGCATCCAACTATTTCAGCAACACTCATCTGATTTACAACTTTCTTTTGAGTTCTTAAATATTTAATAGCCCCTAATACTTCACGTTCACTTATTTCTCTTCCAATTTTATTTTGCATAGGAATAAGTTCATATATCATCTCTTTATACCAAAAAGGAATATTTTTAAAGCCATGCGTAAAATCTCTATATATCAAATGATTATCTTTTGAAAAATTTATCAAATTCGTAGGATAGTTTTGAAAAAGATAATAAACCATAGAATTTAATATAAACTCTTTTCTTATAGATAAAGCTTTTTTTGAATTGTATCTATCAAGTTTTTTACAAATAGTTTTATACTCTTCCAATAAAGGAAACTTTTCTAAATTTAACTTTTCTTTTCTAGCAAGTAAAAATCTAAGATAAGTTAAACTTTCAAAAACAAATACTGATTTTACTCTTTGTTTATTTATCACAAAATATCCTCTACTCAATCCTTTTTCAAACCACTTGATAGCTTTCAATCCATATTCATAATTTGATTGAATAAATATAGTAACATTTTCTCTTAAATCCTTTTCACAGTTGTAACAAATACAAAGTTCTTTTTCATGTTTTATCTTGGGTAAACTAATTTTATTATAACATCGCCAGCACCTATCTGTTAAAAAAACTTTGTGTTTAAGACAAGCGTTATAAAAGTTATATCTCCACTTTTTTCTAAAGTACGGTATTTTATCTTCTGCCAAACATTTAGGACAATACATTAACCCATTATGAGTTCTTTTGTCTGTTAATTTTCTAATTTGCAAAGGTGGATATAAACTATTTTCATCACATAAAAATAAATAACCTTCTTCACTATGTAAGGAAAGACTAAATATTTCTTTTTTCGAGAGTTGACTTTTTTGAGCCAAGTGTTTAAATAGCTTTTCATCATATAAAAAATCTAAATCTGTTCTTGATATAGCACTACCCTCATGCCGGATAAATAAAGAAATAAATTCAGATAAACTTCTTCTATGTTCTATTGCCATGCGTGTTAACCAAGAACTAAGAAGTTCATCTTTTAATGGTCTGGGCACAATTAAAAAGAAATAGTCTTGAACCCAGTCTCTATTTCTCTTTAATTTCATACTACAACTTTGGTAAGTAACCTATATCTTCAACCGTTATATATTCGCGCTTAGATTTAATAGCTTTTACCGCAGCTTTTTTCAGCAGATTTACTGTCATACCTATAAGTCCTTCAGACTGATGAAAAAGTGCATTTATAATTTCTGGATTATCTGCCATATTTGAAGCTTCTTTTAAAGGTAAACATCTTTCATATGTTGCTACAAAAGAGCGATATTTTCTATCATTGTTCCATCTAGGAAGTTCAATTGATGGAAATCTTGTTGCTGTTTCTTCTCCTATAGATAATGCAGAATGAGCAGCTCTTGTACCTGCTAAAACAATGGTTAAAGACAAACTATTACTTAGTTGTTTTAAATCATCTATGAAAGTACGTTGTTTATTTAAGTTTCCTGTTAATGCACTATGTATTTCATCGACTAAAATCATTTTTGTTCCTAGCTTCTTTAGGTAATGTTTTGCGAGCTTTTCTTTTACTGCAACTTTATCAACTGCTTTATGAGGGACACACAATTCATTTAAAATACGAGTATATAACTTACTTTCATCAGGAGTTGTAGGAGCTTGAAAATAAATGATAGGGATATCATAAGTAATCCCATTTTCATTTTCAATAGGTTCCAAGGTACTTTTATGCAAATCATACATTCTTTTTAAAATTGCTGTTTTACCATTTATAGAATCACCATAAATTAAGACTCCCTCATGTCTTATTTGTGGAGGATCATCAAATTTATCTTCTAAGAATTCAAGAAGCTTAACCGCGGCACCATATCCAATCCATTTATCTTTTTTACAGTATAAAATTCTCTCTTCATCACTTTTATCTAAGTAGTTAAAGGCTTCTTGTGTTAAGTTACGTTCATTCATTTGTTAACC comes from the Halarcobacter ebronensis genome and includes:
- a CDS encoding TniQ family protein; protein product: MKLKRNRDWVQDYFFLIVPRPLKDELLSSWLTRMAIEHRRSLSEFISLFIRHEGSAISRTDLDFLYDEKLFKHLAQKSQLSKKEIFSLSLHSEEGYLFLCDENSLYPPLQIRKLTDKRTHNGLMYCPKCLAEDKIPYFRKKWRYNFYNACLKHKVFLTDRCWRCYNKISLPKIKHEKELCICYNCEKDLRENVTIFIQSNYEYGLKAIKWFEKGLSRGYFVINKQRVKSVFVFESLTYLRFLLARKEKLNLEKFPLLEEYKTICKKLDRYNSKKALSIRKEFILNSMVYYLFQNYPTNLINFSKDNHLIYRDFTHGFKNIPFWYKEMIYELIPMQNKIGREISEREVLGAIKYLRTQKKVVNQMSVAEIVGCHFSIHKGFKNIYKSIDK
- a CDS encoding TniB family NTP-binding protein, translating into MNERNLTQEAFNYLDKSDEERILYCKKDKWIGYGAAVKLLEFLEDKFDDPPQIRHEGVLIYGDSINGKTAILKRMYDLHKSTLEPIENENGITYDIPIIYFQAPTTPDESKLYTRILNELCVPHKAVDKVAVKEKLAKHYLKKLGTKMILVDEIHSALTGNLNKQRTFIDDLKQLSNSLSLTIVLAGTRAAHSALSIGEETATRFPSIELPRWNNDRKYRSFVATYERCLPLKEASNMADNPEIINALFHQSEGLIGMTVNLLKKAAVKAIKSKREYITVEDIGYLPKL